Within the Clostridium scatologenes genome, the region CATTCTTTGCATCTATCGCAAGAGCTATTGAAGATAGAGCAAGCTATTTGGGATATAATGTTATTTTTTGTAATACAGACAATGAAATTAATAAAGAACAAAAATATATAAAGGTTCTCATAAGTAAATTAGTTGATGGGGTTATTTTTATATCTGGAGGAGAAAGCAGTGTCAGTATAGAAATGTTAAAAAACAACAATATACCTTTTGTGCTTGTAGATAGATATATAGATAGTTATAGAGAAGCTTATGGAGTATATTGCTTAAATAAAAATGGAGTTATTCAAGGAATAGATTATTTATATAGCAAAGGAAAAAGAAATATAGCATTTGTAAAAGGACCAGATACATTAGAAATTTCAAATCAGAGATTAGAAGGCTATAAAAATGCTATGAATAAATATAACATATATAATGAAAAGCTCATTTTTAAAGGAGCTTTTAATATAGAAGGTGGAATGAAGTCTACAAAATTAATGTTAGAAAGTAATGAAAAGATAGATGCTGTATTTTATAGTAATGACATAATGGCTCTAGGTGGAATAAAGGTGTTGAAAAGAAGAGGCATTAGCATACCTGAGGAGATAAGTATTATTGGTTTTGACAATATACATATATCACAGGTGATTGAGCCAGAATTAACTACTATAGCTCAGCCTATTTATGAAATGGGAAGAGAGTCTTGTAATTTGTTGATAGATATAATAAATAGCAAATTTATACCAAATAAGCAAATTTATTTTGAAACACATTTAATAATAAGAGGTACAACTTAAGAAAACCCTACATAAATTTATGTAGGGTTTTTTATTTTTTAGATATCTAATAAATTTTTCTTATAATTAGAATATAATTCTCTTAATTCTTTTATCTTTTCATCAAGTTCTATTTGAAGATTTGAAACTTCATCATATTTTTTTATATCAGTAGCAATCTTTATTCTTGTAAATAAGCTTTGCTTTGAGTATGAATCCTTCATTAAATAATGTCTTAATTCATTTATCTTCATCCAATTAGCCACATCAAGGTCTAAAGCTTTATCTATAGAATGAAGAGGCTTACAAGCTCTTATTTCATCTGAATAATTTGATATGATTCTATTATTTATTTCGATGATCCATCTTTTAGTAGTACCAAGCACAAAGCTGTTTATAAGTTTTTCATTTAAAACGCCACCTTGCATAAGAACTGATTTTTTATCTGGATATTTGTCAAATGAAGAAAGATTTTCATAAACAGTATTAGGAGCTTTACCAAAGAATTTTTCTCTTTCTTCATCAGAGAAGTCTTCAAATACATCTTCTTCACTTCTATAAGCTCTTCCTAATTCTAGATAATCAGCATTATCTTCTGGTTTCTTTGAAAGTTCAGTTAAAAGTTCATCTTCAGTTTTTTCACTAGTTACTGCATATTTAATACCATCTAACATAGACATGTAAAGTGCAGTTACTGCTAAGTAAGTGTTTGTATGTGGATTTGGAGCTCTAAGCTCGAATCTTGTTGATAATGAGTTTTGTAAGTCTCTTATAACACCTATAAGTACTGTTCTGTTTCTAGAAGGAACTTCTACAGAATTACCTATAGAAGTTACAATACAAATTGGAGCTTCAAACCCAGGTTTTAATCTTCTTAGAGAATCATTAGTAGAAGATACAAATGGATTTACTATTTCATAATTCTTAAGTATTCCCATTATAGAAGCATATCCAAAAATACTTAAGAAA harbors:
- a CDS encoding LacI family DNA-binding transcriptional regulator is translated as MKKVTMLDIAQKAGVSKATVSMVLNKRDGNISEETKSRILALAKEMKYIPNHLARSLSTKKTDTIGIVLPDITNPFFASIARAIEDRASYLGYNVIFCNTDNEINKEQKYIKVLISKLVDGVIFISGGESSVSIEMLKNNNIPFVLVDRYIDSYREAYGVYCLNKNGVIQGIDYLYSKGKRNIAFVKGPDTLEISNQRLEGYKNAMNKYNIYNEKLIFKGAFNIEGGMKSTKLMLESNEKIDAVFYSNDIMALGGIKVLKRRGISIPEEISIIGFDNIHISQVIEPELTTIAQPIYEMGRESCNLLIDIINSKFIPNKQIYFETHLIIRGTT